CCAAATTGAGAAATATtggcacaatatatacataaaattgaGCAAATTATGCAAATTAGGCAAATTTGCGTCTTCACATTAAATTGAGCAAAATGGGAAATTTTGGGTCTTCACATGAAATTGAACAAATTATGCAAACTTGCCTCTTCAAGTGAATTTGAGTAAAATTAGATAATTTtttgtgttgacacaaaattgtTATATTTTTGTAATTCTCGTGTCTGGCACGATAATTACCTGATCAAGTATTTACAAGTACAGCTTGTTTAGCCACTTTAATAGATTTATATCTTTCAGCTGAGAACGAATATGATGTTAGGTAGATTTTAAGAGTTCGACTGAAGAACATAGCACTAAAACATTTTGACAATTAAGTATTGAGGAAAATACTGAGAAAAATCCCAAATGACCATTATGCCCTTTTCGGTTGACTTTTGATAAAAGGACTATTTTGCCCTGTCTAAACTTGATGAATATTACTTTTCAGTTCGAATTATAAATAACTTATTTTACCCCTGATTTCATCCAAAATGATTGTTTTACCCGGAATcaaaaatccatcatcaacaaaccctaaaataataTGCTTCCATTTTATAATCGTTAAACTAGATctctttgcaaaaaaaaaaaagaagtaataATGGCTAATGTAGCTAACATTGCAAAAGGTGAGtaataaaactaacaaaaaaaagCTAATGAACCTCAATTATACACGTCAAAAAGACAAGGAAGAAACATATTAATGATATAgatccaacagaaaataaaaataaacattgtCCCATGTTTAGCCTAAACACCGTTCTGCACAACACTTTTTTGTCTCTTCTAGCTCTTTTGCGAGTGAACTTAAAAGAAATTAATGATTACCTAAGTTTTATCATCTTCTTAGATTACAGACTTACCTAAACCCACTAGGAAGAAAACTAGCACAAATTTAACATGAAGCTACATATATTTTAACAACTGtagaaaaattaaaaaggaaaaaaaacaagaaacaaatatAACAAGATTTTAGGTTTTGATAGATAGGTAAAACTCAAAGGTCAACAAAACTTTGGGTTTGTATAGTCAGCAGAGCAAAGTCAACATCTGAGTTTCTTTATGCAAGTTCTATTTTCTGATAcgaagtcataaacaaccacatctCATATAGTCTACAACTCTGATCTCAACACTtcctctgcttccctccctaagaccaaccttctccttcctttgtgaccgaagcaagactggaacgacatTTCTTGGCTtaagaattgtacaaattgatctatcaaatctaaagtacttccatgcagtacattttttttagggtttggactTGTTACTCATCAACCTATCCCACTTTTACCATTTTcaccagaatcagtttttacccacaaaaaaATTGGCGActgcagtgggagattaatctctcggttaaaaAGTCAATTTCCCTCGATTTAATTTCTTTTAGTTTCACGGgaaatggtcggtcttaggtcaggttcaactACCAACCCTAATCTCAAAACCAACATCGGTGGTATTCCTGATGTCACTACTCCTTTCTCCAACATTGGTACTCCAGGTATTAATCCCTTTATCAACAACAATGATGTCAATACCAACAATGCAGGTGATACCCTCTTCACCAGCACTGACGTCAATACTGGAATCAATACTGACGCAATCAACTCACCTTTCTTTGGCCAAGATAAGGAAGAAGCCAGAAACAATCAAGCTTtgcctaccatagctgatctgATGCAAACGCAAGATATCCTACTAAGAATCAAGGATATATGGTCATCAGAGTTACTCAATTTTTTCAAGTCTCTAAACGAACAATGCCAGACAGAGCAGGCCAAGAATGCTTCATCATCCATTGGTGGTCCTGGAACCTCCAAAGCTCATATCCTAGAAGACGATGAAGCACTAATTGATGTTGCTGGTCGTTCATCATCAAAGGATCAACAAGCCAATTTCATTATCTGTCCCTCAacgccaacctccatatcctcatGATGTGCAGAAAGTTCCCCTCCCCAAGGGATACACTTATCAAACATTCtatgtatgatggaactgggaaTACATGTGAACATGTTTCATGCTTTATGGAATCATTAGGAGAACCTGAGTATAATCATGTACTCTGTCTGTAAGAATTTTCGAAGCCATCGACATACATAATATACATCTTGGTtaggaacaacgaacatccaaacgaTTACGTGAAGAGTTTCAGGATCCAGGTGttagactgtcatgatccaaatatcaCCGAAATACAACTTGTGGAGTTATACATCAACATTATGACCCCTTTCTATCAATCTTTATTGGAAAACTCACGTTTCCGAACGTTCTTTCAACTCCATGAAGTAGCCAAACGATCGGTTACCACGACACCTACCCTTGTTGGAGAGTACCAGATCCACCAAGACTTAAGAGCCTCGTGAGACTCGTGGAAGTatacgtctcatcaacaagcaatacaaccttcGACCTTCTGTAAGTACTGTCAATGAAGGAGAAAAGGAAAGCCACCGTTTCAGAGATGTAACATCCTGCGGGTGCAACCCCACTGCCAGCTCCAACTCCAGCACCACAGGCACGACTGCCGCGAAGAGAAATTCACGTACAAGCTATACCAGCTCTGTTTACGGTCCCAGACTTTTCATTTCCTTTGGAAGAAGTAGTTGCTGGATgtgtggattcaagatggtgcaatcaagtaaCCAACCGAACAGGAAATGGTAGATCCTAAATATTGCTGATTTCATCGAATTGTTAATCGCTCCACAAGCAACTGAAATGACCTGAAGCGTATTTTCAAGGAAAAGATTGAATCAGGAGAGCTACACTTAGGAACTGAAGGAGTCCGAAGAAATCCTCCTCCTATCAAAAGCTTCACCTTCCACGAAGAACCTGTCTGTAAAATCGTACCATCTTTGATGGAGCATTTGTGTGAATTTCTGTAACTCTTAAGAACACAAAGGAAATACATCTTTGTTGCTCTTAACCATGAAGTATCAGGCAAGCGCCTAACTTTTCCAAAAGAAGCCAAATCTCCTAACTTTTCTTCGGAGATACTTTTCTCACCTTTTAAGTTCTTGATCGCAGAAAATGCTAAACCGTCATTCTCAATCTCCAAGAGAACAAATTCCTTATCCTGTATAAGCCATCGTGACACTTCTATTAGTCTTGATATTGATATAAGGGCTTTAGAATGATAGTTTTATCACGAGTGAAGACGCTCAACTTCCACAACTTGTTTGTGGCAACATATACATATTGCCAGCCATAGAAGACGGCTCATTAGGTACCGATGGAGAACAAATAATTCTTACGATCCTGAAGTATAAATGCAACTTTTTGTCTTTAGAtagttttaattttaaatttttatttttttcagaaggttgtactctttcctttgtCAAGGTTTTACCGCTATGGGTTTTCCTTACCAAGATTTGAATGAGGTAACATTAAGTCCAAGTTTTTTCGAATTATTTGCATTTACATTTTATGTTATTCGTTTGAAGTTGGTGATTTGGAAGCTTATTAGAAACATATCCTTTGGCAGGACAAATTCTAATGGGCTTTTAATCATGTTGCTGGTTATTTTAATATAAGACGATTAattctaaaaaaagaaaaaaagaaagaaaaaactcttattcaataaaattatttttcttaccaaaaaataaaaataaaaaagaataatcTAGGGCGCAATTCAGCCAGCGGTGGTCTATATATGAGGTTGGCCCTAGCTTGGTTTACTAGTTGTGCCTACTGTTTAGTCAATACTGCAATGGGTAAGCTGCTTAGTTCTTACTCACCTATCAGTGAACCATACAACAATAGCTTCCCTAGTTGCACGTACATATTGCATTTAAATTTTGAAAATGATCAGTGATGATCAACAGTGGGTCCTTTTCCACTCTTTGTGGATGTATTGTGGATAGGTGCAAGTTCAAACTTAAAAGTCTAGATGGACTTTACAGCATGGTGTCCCTGGACTGGACACAACCATTTATTTATGAAAATTGGCTCTACAATGTCCGTAGAAGAACTACAAGTTCAAGATTTGCAATGCCAATCTCATGCATGTACAGTTAAAAAGCACTAATTTGTTTTCAAATATGATGATGAAATGTTTAACACTTATATAAAACAAGTTATACAGAGGGAGCGGGAAGGAAGATCTTCCAATATGAAACTTGTTAAGTGATCTATTGTCTGCAACAAGTATTGATCATATGAAGCATTCAACATTAGAGATTTCATTATGCTTATATATTTTGATTTCAAGAACACAAcattaaacaaaacaaaacaaaagacaaCATTGTTGGAGAATAATTCTTAATTAGTGAAGATACAACCGACAAATATTCAAATAAACTGGCTTTTAATgcttgccaccaccaccaccatttccgACTCCTACACCTGTTCCAGAACCAGTGCCGGATCCACCTCCAacaccaactccaactccaataccAATACCAATTCCAACTCCCCCACCAATTCCATGTCCACCGCCAAGACCTCCACCTCTTCCTCCGCCTATTCCTCCGCCACCACCAGCACCACTTCCCAAGCCGCCACCAGAACCAAAACCGCTTCCAGAACCTGATCCTCCTCCAGCACCACCTCCGCCCCCACCACCAGCAGCGCCTCCTCCTCCTACTCCCACACCACCACCAAACCCACTACCATGCCCTGATCCTCCACCAAGACCACCTCCGCCTCCAccgcctcctcctcctccaccaccaccagcagcgcCTCCTCCTCCTACTCCCACACCACCACCAAACCCACTACCGTGTCCTGATCCTCCTCCAATACCACCTCCATCACCtgacccaccaccaccacctcctccaatACCTCCTCCTGCAGCACCTCCTCCTCCTACACCAACTCCACCTCCAAACCCACTACCGTGGCCTGACCCTCCACCAATACCGCCTCCACCACCTGAAATTCCTCCTAAACCTCCTCCTCCAACTCCACCTCCAAAACCTCTGTTGAACTctcgtttacttcgggaaagactgtgactcttactaatgttttacatgtccctgacatcgtgaagaaccttgtttccggcgaccttgttatgaaggatggattcaagacgacctatgagtctaataagtttgtgttgtccaaaaatggtgtgtttgttggacaaggatatgcttgtaatgggatgattaagcttaatttaataaataatggttctgcttatattgttgactctgttaatttatggcatggtagattagggcatgtgaattatggttctcttagaaacatgaatcgattaggcttgatttctgattgcaattttgatcatgcttctaa
This is a stretch of genomic DNA from Papaver somniferum cultivar HN1 chromosome 1, ASM357369v1, whole genome shotgun sequence. It encodes these proteins:
- the LOC113351967 gene encoding glycine-rich cell wall structural protein 1-like, with the translated sequence MERMFDGFGDDRYGGRRGGGRFRDDNDCRWGRCRGGGRYGRGGSQGGGLGGGRGGGLGGGGGAGGGGGGGIGGGSGSGGGIGAGGGLRGGGIGGGDGGGSGGGGGIGGGSGQGGGFGGGVGGGGLGGISGGGGGIGGGSGHGSGFGGGVGVGGGGAAGGGIGGGGGGGSGDGGGIGGGSGHGSGFGGGVGVGGGGAAGGGGGGGGGGGGGGLGGGSGHGSGFGGGVGVGGGGAAGGGGGGGAGGGSGSGSGFGSGGGLGSGAGGGGGIGGGRGGGLGGGHGIGGGVGIGIGIGVGVGVGGGSGTGSGTGVGVGNGGGGGKH